A portion of the Oxynema aestuarii AP17 genome contains these proteins:
- a CDS encoding hybrid sensor histidine kinase/response regulator → MEEQKAPQILFVDDEPSLESLIRRQFRRKLRKNEYEFFFAQNGVEALKQIEEEPDIQVVITDINMPEMNGLTLLDKIHDLGHVIKTVVLSAYGDMKNIRTAMNRGAFDFLNKPIDFEDLEITMNRALEQVQQQRNSQYQLQQAQTQLIQSEKMSALGQLIAGVAHEMNNPVGFIAGNVAIAEDYISELIEVIELYRDKFKDPGEEISAKLHEVDFESLVADVPELVASMKEGTDRIYHLSNSLRTFSRADISTKVAFNLHDGLDSTLLILKHRLKANEFRPDIDICKEYSELPAVICYPGQLNQVFMNLLANAIDALDEYSDKRTWDEMLESPNIITISTCELPENKRVQIRISDNGPGIPEKVKTHVFDYLFTTKPPGKGTGLGLSISYQIVVEKHGGRLYCESEGDTGATFIIELPIE, encoded by the coding sequence ATGGAAGAGCAAAAAGCCCCGCAAATCTTATTTGTCGATGACGAACCCTCTCTCGAAAGTCTGATTCGCCGACAGTTCAGGCGAAAATTGCGTAAAAACGAATACGAATTCTTTTTTGCTCAAAATGGGGTTGAAGCCTTAAAACAAATTGAAGAAGAGCCGGATATTCAGGTCGTCATTACTGACATTAATATGCCGGAAATGAACGGTCTGACTTTACTCGATAAAATTCACGATCTCGGTCATGTCATTAAAACCGTCGTTCTGTCGGCTTATGGAGATATGAAAAATATCAGAACGGCGATGAATCGAGGGGCGTTTGATTTTCTCAACAAGCCGATCGATTTTGAAGATTTAGAAATTACGATGAATCGCGCCTTAGAGCAGGTTCAACAGCAACGCAACAGTCAATATCAACTCCAACAAGCTCAAACCCAATTAATTCAAAGTGAAAAAATGTCCGCTCTCGGTCAGCTCATTGCTGGAGTCGCTCATGAAATGAATAATCCTGTCGGATTTATTGCAGGAAATGTGGCGATCGCCGAAGATTATATCAGCGAACTGATTGAAGTGATCGAGTTATATCGAGATAAATTTAAGGATCCCGGCGAAGAAATTAGCGCCAAACTTCACGAAGTTGACTTTGAATCCCTCGTCGCCGACGTTCCCGAACTCGTCGCCTCCATGAAAGAAGGAACCGATCGCATTTATCACTTAAGCAATTCATTAAGAACCTTTTCGCGCGCCGATATTTCCACTAAAGTCGCCTTTAATCTCCACGACGGTCTCGACAGTACCTTATTGATTTTAAAACATCGTTTAAAAGCGAACGAATTCCGTCCAGATATCGATATTTGCAAAGAATATAGCGAATTACCCGCAGTGATTTGCTATCCGGGACAACTCAACCAAGTCTTTATGAATTTGCTCGCCAACGCGATCGATGCGTTAGACGAATATAGCGATAAACGAACTTGGGACGAGATGCTCGAATCTCCTAATATCATTACGATTTCAACCTGCGAACTTCCCGAAAACAAGCGAGTTCAAATTCGCATCTCGGATAACGGACCGGGGATTCCCGAGAAAGTGAAAACCCACGTTTTTGATTATTTATTTACCACCAAACCCCCCGGGAAAGGAACCGGACTGGGACTGTCCATCAGCTATCAAATTGTCGTCGAAAAGCATGGCGGTCGCCTTTATTGTGAAAGTGAGGGAGACACGGGGGCTACTTTTATCATTGAATTGCCCATTGAATAG
- a CDS encoding CHASE2 domain-containing protein: MSANFSLGRMWKKLRAQQGQWRRILAIAPTVGITLIVLRAIGLFQMLELSLFDRWFDWRPLEDPDRRIAIVGITESDLRQVGTWPIPDRLLAQLLNKIKAQNPAAIGLDIYRDLPVDPGYDELVEVFESTPNLIGIRKAVGDRNRQGVAPPPVLARLDRVAANDFPWDADGKIRRAFLYLDDENGNIIYSLAFRLAWIYLKERGIEPKLEGETRIVLGKTSFSPFSSHDGGYVGAEDSGYQVLLNFRGPSHTFDRVSLFEVLEERIPSDFFRDRIILIGSTAESLKDYLLIPYSSDFMGLPEAMAGVEVHANLTSQIIAGALEGRSQLKTWPELLEWLWILAWSAIGTTIICQWYYENELAKISFPRTGTRIAIASTSLLAIGYLSFLSSWWIPIIPAFFSLVAATIVNTGYTLWDNLKLSHKRIEDYAKTLEIKVEQRTFELREKNQQLEHTLEKLTAAQKQMIAQEKLAYLGSLAAGIAHEIRNPLNFVNNFARISVELTEEIIEELEPQLEYLEEECVEEINDIFGELKESITDISSHGQRIEKIIQGMLMHAQNDETGHREATDINALLKESIELVYHSLKARDKSFEMTLETDYDNSIGELYVVPQYISRAFLNILTNACDAAYAKQKKIGDSFVPLVIVKTVNLESGIEIHIRDNGVGISDEFLDKIFNPFFTTKPPGEGTGLGLSIAYDTIVAAHQGDIQVKSEVDSHTEFIIFLPKK; this comes from the coding sequence TTGAGTGCCAATTTTAGCCTGGGTCGTATGTGGAAAAAATTGCGAGCGCAACAAGGACAATGGCGCCGGATTCTAGCGATCGCCCCGACGGTGGGGATAACTTTGATCGTGTTACGGGCGATCGGTTTATTTCAAATGTTGGAATTGTCTTTGTTCGATCGCTGGTTTGATTGGCGCCCTTTGGAAGATCCGGACCGACGCATCGCGATCGTCGGTATTACCGAATCGGACTTGCGCCAAGTCGGAACCTGGCCGATTCCCGATCGCTTGTTGGCGCAATTACTCAATAAAATTAAAGCCCAAAATCCCGCCGCGATCGGCTTGGATATTTATCGCGACTTACCCGTAGACCCCGGTTACGATGAATTAGTTGAAGTTTTTGAATCGACCCCAAATTTAATTGGTATTAGAAAAGCGGTGGGCGATCGCAACCGTCAAGGGGTCGCCCCGCCTCCCGTTCTCGCGCGTTTGGATCGCGTCGCCGCCAACGATTTTCCCTGGGATGCCGATGGCAAGATTCGACGGGCTTTTTTGTACTTAGATGATGAAAATGGCAATATTATTTATAGTTTAGCTTTTCGGTTGGCTTGGATTTATTTAAAAGAGCGGGGAATCGAACCGAAACTGGAGGGAGAAACCCGCATTGTTTTGGGAAAAACTTCATTTTCTCCCTTTTCTTCCCACGACGGCGGCTATGTGGGAGCGGAAGATAGCGGTTATCAAGTTTTATTGAATTTTCGAGGACCGAGTCACACCTTCGATCGCGTGTCTTTATTTGAAGTCTTAGAAGAGCGTATTCCTTCGGATTTTTTCCGCGATCGCATTATCTTAATCGGTTCGACTGCCGAAAGTTTAAAAGACTATTTATTGATCCCTTACAGTAGCGATTTTATGGGGCTTCCCGAAGCGATGGCCGGGGTCGAAGTTCATGCCAATTTAACCAGTCAAATTATTGCCGGAGCCTTGGAAGGGCGATCTCAATTGAAAACTTGGCCCGAACTGCTCGAATGGCTTTGGATTTTGGCCTGGAGTGCGATCGGAACCACGATTATCTGTCAGTGGTACTATGAAAACGAGCTCGCTAAAATCTCTTTTCCACGGACGGGCACTCGGATCGCGATCGCCAGCACGAGCCTCCTGGCGATCGGTTATCTCTCCTTTCTCAGCAGTTGGTGGATTCCCATTATTCCCGCCTTTTTTTCCCTCGTCGCCGCCACAATTGTTAACACCGGATACACCCTTTGGGATAATTTAAAACTCTCCCACAAACGCATCGAAGACTACGCTAAAACGTTAGAAATAAAAGTCGAACAGCGCACTTTTGAATTAAGAGAGAAAAACCAACAATTAGAACATACCCTGGAAAAACTGACCGCCGCCCAAAAGCAAATGATCGCTCAAGAAAAACTGGCTTATTTGGGTTCCCTCGCTGCTGGAATTGCTCACGAAATCAGAAATCCACTTAATTTCGTCAATAACTTCGCCCGTATTTCGGTTGAATTAACCGAGGAAATTATAGAAGAATTAGAACCTCAATTAGAATACTTAGAAGAAGAATGCGTCGAAGAAATTAACGATATTTTCGGAGAACTCAAAGAAAGTATAACCGATATTAGCAGCCACGGACAAAGAATTGAAAAAATTATTCAAGGGATGTTGATGCACGCCCAGAATGATGAAACGGGTCATCGGGAAGCTACCGATATTAATGCCCTTCTTAAAGAAAGCATCGAGCTAGTTTATCACAGTCTCAAAGCTCGCGACAAAAGCTTTGAAATGACCTTAGAAACCGACTACGATAATTCGATTGGCGAACTCTATGTGGTTCCTCAATATATCAGTCGTGCCTTTTTAAATATTCTAACCAATGCCTGCGATGCTGCTTATGCCAAGCAGAAAAAAATTGGGGACAGTTTCGTCCCCTTGGTTATCGTTAAAACGGTTAACTTAGAAAGCGGTATTGAAATCCATATTCGCGATAATGGTGTCGGAATTTCTGACGAATTTCTCGATAAAATCTTCAATCCCTTTTTTACCACAAAACCCCCCGGAGAAGGGACGGGTTTGGGTTTGTCGATCGCCTATGATACGATCGTAGCAGCCCATCAAGGAGACATTCAGGTTAAAAGCGAAGTCGATTCTCATACGGAATTCATTATCTTTTTACCTAAAAAATGA
- a CDS encoding CHAT domain-containing protein encodes MSSRVTHHRWLWTLPICLTLLGAAPGRTQTPIPAADGTGTVVTPDGNRFDIDGGRRSPDGANLFHSFEQFGLDPGQTANFLSDPQIRNILTRVVGGDPSVIHGLLQVSGGNSNLYLLNPAGIVFGSQARLDVPASFFATTATGIGFEGGWFDVSQAPVFDRLLGSPNAFAFDRDRPGVTLNAGHLAVTPGATLSLSGATVINTGTLSAPGGQISLAAVPGEGIVRLSQTGMVLSLDLDTQGVANPLLTPPDLAELLTGGQLSHATGVRLNPDGTVSLSGSTAKITPEAGMTIASGHLSVAHTQRTIAPGAIQVLGDRVGVLDAAIDASSIAGGGDIWIGGDLRGGGTLPTARQSAIGSNSTVKANAIAGADSGADGGRIIIWADDLTRFSGTVEARGVGNGGNGGFVEISGKERLIFNGSADLSAPEGLWGTLLLDPRNITIVSGDSSDGVDAALSQEPPQILADDFFGTEEDGENQDIDISASTLEQLSGNIILEATNDITIANNVDLTFVPGGSIVFTADADQSGEGAFSMNQNSEINTQGRDLTISGVSVEVGIINTALEDADAGNLSLIGSSGNVTARELIATATGDNSGGEINLSTTGSGEISLQASGAIDTSAEDGDAGTITLSTENGVINIANNDLTATSNNGSGGAILLETTGDGAIEINPGVLDSSSQAGDGGAITLRTGNGDIRTRDLTSNSSGAGTGGAIAVSAGGDGTIEVITGIFDSSSLSGIGGDISLDSEGGDIETGDLLAGSEEGVAGAIAIDANTGTIDVAGDVVASDLSLIANAIALSGGANSVTGTGQVSFQPPSDRDIEVGTTASNSDALQLSGNTLSAIASGFEQIAIGTADSTADVRLGTSDPFNLPVLIRGGDTLFGGDRDTTWTLSGLNSGTVSGYANGLRFENIENLVAGNRNDLFVFSDGARLSGTIDGRDGNDYLNYDAYTTPVNIDLPSNTATGTAGVFNIEEPPTPNTPGNGNSGNETPDNETPDNETPDNETPDNETPDNETPDNENPDNETPDNETPEPTIPIPPPIEIEPAPDIAPLSETEDSSSDSPIDNDGTPPQRADFPVALDREIDPTIGSQAPNPVSPEPIEGVSVPPIPETSPLPERARGDRPENGSIPEIGGIDPNAPIPVDALFPLPSNPNPAPENPAQPPPNNPVAQPPIAQGPNAVQPEQILQVDPSYPSGSTQGNSWGDREMGDRGVLGDRVNNNLTNRPVLRLTTRSEIENLFDRGDIPGAIETLDRFYSEEFESFLGVKTTNPYLSFPAMQLRQQEMAELTGDRSAIIYTFARSDYLEVVLVPLVGDPIYKRIVEAPKIRLLQEVRTFLDRIVSPIQRRTDRYLEPSQQLYNWMLAPLADDLERLEIDTLIFSMDEHLRSLPLAALHDGDRFLVERYNLSLIPSLHLVDTRYQSLNNASILAMGVSQFQDQPPLPAVPLEISTIAENIWPGKSFLNQAVTLENLKEQRQEFPYQIVHLATHGQFSKGQIQESYLQLWDKKLRLDHIPALPWHDPPVELLVLSACRTALGDREAEFGFAGLAVQSGAKSAIASLWYANDTGTLGLMSEFYHSLRSVPLKAQALREAQIAMLSGELYLKDGQLVGSFGTIPLPPEFSGSHLKTLTHPYYWAGFTTIGSPW; translated from the coding sequence GTGTCGTCACGGGTAACCCATCACCGTTGGTTGTGGACTTTACCGATTTGTTTGACTCTTTTAGGGGCCGCACCGGGACGGACGCAAACTCCGATCCCGGCGGCGGACGGTACGGGAACTGTCGTTACCCCTGACGGCAACCGTTTTGATATTGATGGCGGCAGGCGATCGCCTGACGGTGCCAACCTGTTTCACAGTTTCGAGCAGTTTGGGCTAGATCCGGGTCAAACAGCCAATTTTTTGTCGGATCCCCAGATTCGCAACATCTTAACTCGGGTGGTCGGTGGCGATCCCTCGGTTATCCACGGATTGCTTCAAGTGAGCGGGGGCAATTCTAATCTCTATTTGCTCAATCCTGCCGGAATTGTCTTCGGGTCTCAAGCCCGTTTGGACGTTCCGGCGTCTTTTTTTGCCACCACTGCCACGGGGATTGGCTTTGAGGGGGGCTGGTTCGATGTTTCCCAGGCTCCGGTTTTCGACCGTCTGCTCGGTTCGCCCAATGCCTTTGCGTTCGATCGCGATCGCCCCGGGGTCACTCTCAATGCAGGTCACTTGGCGGTCACTCCGGGAGCCACCCTCAGCTTGAGCGGCGCCACGGTCATCAATACCGGAACCCTCAGCGCCCCGGGGGGTCAAATCTCTCTCGCTGCAGTTCCCGGGGAAGGCATCGTCCGCCTCAGTCAAACCGGGATGGTCTTGAGCTTGGACCTCGACACTCAAGGGGTCGCAAACCCTCTGTTGACCCCTCCCGATCTGGCCGAATTACTGACGGGAGGCCAGTTGAGCCACGCTACCGGGGTTCGCCTCAATCCGGACGGAACCGTGAGTTTGAGCGGTTCTACGGCTAAAATTACGCCGGAAGCGGGGATGACGATCGCCTCGGGTCATCTCAGCGTCGCCCATACCCAAAGGACGATCGCCCCCGGCGCGATTCAGGTGTTGGGCGATCGCGTCGGCGTCTTGGACGCGGCGATCGATGCTTCGAGTATCGCCGGAGGTGGCGACATCTGGATCGGGGGCGACTTGCGCGGCGGCGGCACCCTCCCCACAGCCCGCCAGAGTGCGATCGGCTCGAATTCGACGGTCAAAGCTAACGCGATCGCGGGCGCCGATTCCGGTGCAGATGGCGGTCGGATTATCATCTGGGCCGACGATCTCACCCGCTTTAGCGGAACCGTGGAAGCCCGGGGGGTCGGCAACGGCGGCAATGGCGGCTTTGTGGAAATTTCCGGCAAAGAACGGCTCATTTTTAACGGGAGCGCCGATTTGAGCGCCCCCGAGGGCCTCTGGGGGACGCTCCTGCTCGATCCGAGAAATATTACGATCGTCAGTGGCGACAGTTCGGACGGGGTCGATGCGGCGTTGAGTCAGGAACCCCCACAAATCCTGGCAGACGATTTCTTCGGTACGGAGGAAGATGGCGAAAATCAAGATATCGACATTAGCGCCTCTACCCTCGAACAGTTATCCGGCAATATTATTCTCGAAGCCACCAATGATATTACGATCGCCAATAACGTCGATTTGACCTTCGTTCCCGGCGGGTCGATCGTCTTTACCGCCGATGCGGACCAGTCCGGCGAAGGCGCTTTCTCGATGAATCAAAATAGCGAAATCAATACCCAAGGGCGAGATTTGACGATTTCGGGGGTCAGCGTTGAAGTCGGCATCATTAATACCGCCCTCGAAGACGCAGACGCGGGAAATCTCTCCTTAATCGGCAGTTCGGGCAACGTCACGGCGCGGGAGCTGATCGCTACCGCAACAGGGGACAACTCCGGCGGCGAGATTAACCTGTCTACCACGGGAAGCGGCGAGATTAGCTTGCAAGCGTCGGGGGCGATCGATACTAGCGCGGAAGATGGCGACGCCGGAACCATTACCCTGAGTACGGAAAATGGGGTGATTAATATCGCCAACAACGACCTCACCGCGACGTCCAATAACGGATCTGGGGGCGCGATTCTCTTGGAAACGACCGGAGACGGGGCGATCGAAATCAACCCCGGCGTTCTCGATTCGAGTTCGCAAGCGGGGGATGGCGGTGCCATTACCTTGAGGACGGGTAATGGGGATATTCGCACTCGCGATCTGACTTCAAATTCGAGTGGCGCCGGAACCGGGGGGGCGATCGCCGTATCCGCCGGGGGAGATGGCACGATCGAAGTCATCACGGGGATCTTCGATTCGAGTTCGCTGTCGGGAATTGGCGGCGATATCTCCCTCGATAGTGAAGGGGGAGATATCGAGACCGGAGACTTGCTCGCCGGAAGTGAGGAAGGCGTCGCCGGAGCGATCGCCATCGACGCCAACACGGGAACGATCGACGTTGCAGGGGATGTTGTTGCTTCGGATTTAAGCTTAATTGCCAACGCGATCGCCCTGTCTGGCGGTGCCAATTCAGTGACGGGAACCGGACAAGTCTCTTTCCAACCCCCAAGCGATCGCGATATCGAAGTGGGAACCACGGCGAGCAATTCCGACGCCTTGCAACTCTCCGGCAATACCTTGAGTGCGATCGCCTCCGGGTTCGAGCAAATCGCGATCGGGACTGCCGACTCGACCGCAGACGTGCGTCTGGGAACCAGCGACCCCTTCAACCTCCCGGTACTCATCCGAGGCGGCGACACGCTCTTCGGCGGCGATCGGGATACGACCTGGACCCTGTCTGGTCTCAACAGTGGCACCGTGAGCGGCTATGCCAACGGTTTACGATTTGAAAATATCGAAAACTTAGTCGCCGGAAACCGCAACGATTTATTTGTGTTTAGTGACGGCGCGCGCCTTAGCGGTACGATCGACGGTCGCGATGGCAACGACTATCTCAATTACGACGCTTACACGACCCCGGTAAATATCGATTTGCCGAGTAATACGGCCACCGGAACCGCAGGGGTATTTAATATTGAGGAACCCCCAACGCCCAATACTCCGGGCAATGGGAATTCTGGTAACGAGACTCCCGATAACGAGACGCCCGATAACGAAACGCCCGATAACGAAACGCCCGATAACGAGACGCCCGATAACGAGACGCCCGATAACGAGAATCCGGATAACGAGACTCCCGATAACGAGACTCCCGAACCGACAATTCCGATTCCTCCACCGATAGAAATTGAACCTGCGCCAGATATTGCCCCCCTGTCGGAAACCGAGGATTCCTCTAGCGATTCCCCGATTGACAACGACGGGACGCCACCCCAACGGGCTGATTTCCCCGTGGCGCTCGATCGCGAGATCGACCCGACGATCGGATCTCAAGCGCCCAACCCCGTAAGTCCGGAACCGATAGAGGGAGTGAGCGTTCCTCCGATTCCCGAGACGTCCCCCCTTCCGGAGAGGGCGAGGGGCGATCGCCCGGAAAATGGATCGATTCCGGAGATCGGCGGGATCGACCCGAATGCGCCGATTCCAGTGGATGCCCTGTTTCCGTTGCCTTCCAATCCGAACCCCGCACCGGAAAATCCGGCTCAACCGCCACCGAACAACCCCGTGGCCCAACCGCCGATCGCCCAAGGACCGAATGCGGTGCAACCGGAGCAGATTTTACAGGTGGATCCGAGTTATCCGAGTGGGTCAACTCAGGGGAATTCGTGGGGCGATCGCGAGATGGGCGATCGTGGGGTTCTCGGCGATCGGGTCAACAACAATTTGACCAATCGCCCGGTTCTGCGATTGACAACCCGTAGCGAGATCGAAAACTTGTTCGACCGAGGGGATATTCCCGGGGCGATCGAAACCCTCGATCGCTTCTACAGCGAAGAGTTCGAGAGCTTTTTAGGGGTCAAAACGACCAATCCTTATCTGTCTTTTCCGGCGATGCAACTGCGCCAGCAAGAAATGGCGGAACTGACGGGCGATCGCTCGGCGATTATTTATACTTTCGCGCGATCGGACTATTTAGAAGTGGTTCTCGTGCCCCTCGTCGGCGATCCCATTTACAAGCGCATCGTCGAGGCGCCCAAAATTCGCCTCTTGCAAGAGGTTCGGACGTTCCTCGATCGCATCGTCAGTCCGATCCAACGGCGCACGGACCGCTATCTCGAACCGTCCCAACAACTTTACAACTGGATGCTCGCCCCCCTCGCCGACGATTTAGAACGGTTGGAGATCGATACGCTGATCTTCAGCATGGACGAGCATTTACGCAGTCTTCCCCTCGCCGCCTTGCACGATGGCGATCGCTTCTTAGTGGAACGCTACAATCTCAGTTTGATTCCCAGTTTGCATCTGGTCGATACCCGCTACCAGTCGTTAAACAATGCGTCAATCTTGGCGATGGGGGTTTCCCAATTCCAGGATCAGCCCCCCTTACCTGCAGTTCCTCTGGAAATTAGCACGATCGCCGAAAATATCTGGCCCGGGAAAAGCTTCCTCAATCAAGCGGTCACTTTAGAAAATTTGAAGGAACAACGGCAGGAATTTCCTTATCAAATCGTCCACCTCGCCACTCACGGGCAATTTAGTAAAGGTCAGATCCAAGAGTCGTATCTCCAGTTATGGGATAAAAAGTTACGCCTCGATCACATTCCCGCCTTACCGTGGCACGATCCCCCGGTGGAATTGCTCGTCCTCAGCGCCTGTCGCACGGCTTTAGGCGATCGCGAGGCGGAATTTGGCTTTGCGGGGTTGGCGGTGCAGTCCGGCGCCAAATCGGCGATCGCCAGTCTCTGGTATGCCAACGATACCGGAACCCTGGGACTGATGAGCGAGTTTTATCATTCGTTGCGATCGGTCCCACTTAAAGCGCAAGCTTTACGGGAAGCCCAAATCGCGATGTTAAGCGGCGAATTGTATCTCAAGGACGGTCAACTCGTCGGCAGTTTCGGTACGATTCCCTTACCCCCCGAATTTAGTGGCAGCCATCTTAAAACTTTGACACATCCCTATTATTGGGCCGGGTTTACGACCATTGGTAGCCCTTGGTAA
- a CDS encoding DUF928 domain-containing protein — protein sequence MIRKRSIKKIAQIPIGVLLTIPLAASSILPAQAQSVNTRPGPSDSWLVSEAFSPPNRGAPPATAEGGTRGCGNYEEGAKTLTPLIPEKFLALTVSEHPTFFWYVPGASEQTLEFTLLDKNDEEVIYQTTFAAPVKSGIVSLQLPSENVEALKTGEMYHWYLVTICDPNDRSGDLFVDGWIERTEATMELTAALEDAQPDEIPSIYARNGIWHEALASLAQLRQENPEDSNLAERWQQLLNSVDLGEFSEEPLVARNQSTQE from the coding sequence ATGATTCGGAAACGTTCAATCAAAAAGATCGCCCAGATTCCGATCGGGGTACTGTTAACGATCCCACTGGCAGCGTCTTCAATCTTGCCAGCACAAGCGCAGTCGGTCAATACTCGCCCGGGACCGTCCGACAGTTGGTTGGTCAGCGAAGCCTTTTCGCCACCGAACCGGGGGGCACCGCCAGCAACGGCTGAAGGGGGAACCCGAGGCTGCGGTAACTATGAAGAAGGGGCAAAGACACTGACGCCTTTGATTCCCGAAAAATTCTTAGCGCTCACCGTATCGGAACATCCGACCTTCTTCTGGTACGTTCCGGGCGCCTCGGAACAAACCCTAGAATTTACCTTACTCGACAAAAATGACGAAGAAGTCATCTATCAAACGACGTTTGCAGCCCCCGTCAAATCCGGAATTGTGAGCTTGCAACTTCCGTCAGAAAACGTCGAAGCGCTGAAAACTGGGGAAATGTACCACTGGTATTTAGTCACGATTTGCGATCCGAACGATCGCAGTGGCGATTTGTTTGTCGATGGCTGGATCGAACGCACGGAAGCGACTATGGAACTGACGGCAGCTTTAGAGGATGCCCAGCCCGACGAAATTCCGTCTATTTATGCTAGAAACGGGATTTGGCACGAAGCTTTGGCCAGTTTAGCGCAACTGCGTCAAGAAAATCCCGAAGATTCTAACTTGGCCGAACGCTGGCAGCAACTTTTAAATTCTGTCGATCTCGGCGAATTTTCAGAAGAACCGCTCGTCGCTCGCAATCAAAGCACTCAGGAGTAA
- a CDS encoding TldD/PmbA family protein: protein MSTSIADAKNLLDDLIARYSSRVDYLAIRLEESEGTDIFLRGDKIETLSEGVAIGGQVRACYRGGWGFASFNHLGSLSDRVEEAIAAARLVGEEETLLAPIEAIRDTCQMPISGIHPRQIPLADKKALCDRYTAILRGVDPRIATTSVRYADSAQRILLFTSEGTAIDQSWVDMEMRFAATARNGETVQTGRETTGSRKAYQDLTALDDQVRGAAQRAVDALSLPTARGNTYTVVIDPILTGLFVHEAFGHLSEADMAYENPDLLEVMTLGRRFGPPELQIFDGAAPPGHRGSYFYDDEGTPATTTQLIKDGILAGRLHSRETAGKLGEAPTGNARCLNYQYPPLVRMTNTWIERGSTPVKDLFTDIKKGVYARNWLGGMTNGEMFTFSAGEAWMIRNGKLAEPVRDVTLSGNVFSTLADIEAIGDDFYWDESGGCGKGGQSGLPVGCGGPSLRIRNVVVGGDAH, encoded by the coding sequence ATGTCTACCTCGATAGCCGATGCCAAAAACTTACTAGACGATCTGATCGCGCGCTACTCCTCCCGCGTCGATTACTTGGCGATTCGTCTGGAAGAATCCGAAGGAACCGATATTTTTTTACGGGGAGACAAAATTGAAACCCTCAGCGAAGGGGTAGCCATTGGCGGACAAGTCCGGGCCTGTTATCGAGGAGGGTGGGGATTTGCCAGCTTCAATCACCTAGGGAGTTTGAGCGATCGCGTCGAAGAGGCGATCGCCGCCGCCCGCCTAGTCGGCGAAGAAGAAACCTTACTCGCCCCCATTGAAGCCATCCGCGACACCTGCCAGATGCCCATCAGTGGCATTCACCCGCGCCAAATCCCCCTCGCCGACAAAAAAGCCCTGTGCGATCGCTACACCGCCATTTTGCGCGGCGTCGATCCTCGGATTGCCACCACCTCCGTCCGCTACGCCGATAGCGCCCAACGCATCCTCCTGTTCACCTCCGAAGGAACGGCGATCGATCAATCCTGGGTAGACATGGAAATGCGCTTCGCCGCCACCGCCCGCAATGGCGAAACCGTGCAAACCGGACGAGAAACCACCGGATCGCGCAAAGCTTACCAAGACCTCACCGCCCTCGACGACCAAGTGCGCGGCGCCGCCCAACGCGCCGTAGACGCCCTCAGTTTGCCCACCGCCCGAGGTAACACCTACACCGTCGTCATCGATCCGATCCTCACCGGACTGTTCGTTCACGAAGCCTTCGGGCATCTCTCCGAAGCCGATATGGCTTACGAAAATCCCGACTTACTCGAAGTAATGACTCTCGGACGCCGTTTCGGTCCGCCGGAATTACAAATTTTCGATGGCGCCGCCCCGCCGGGACATCGCGGCAGCTACTTCTACGACGACGAAGGCACCCCCGCCACCACCACCCAACTGATTAAAGATGGAATTTTAGCCGGACGGCTGCACTCGCGCGAAACCGCAGGCAAATTAGGAGAAGCCCCCACCGGAAACGCGCGCTGTCTCAACTATCAATATCCGCCCCTGGTTCGCATGACCAACACCTGGATCGAACGGGGTAGTACCCCGGTCAAAGACCTGTTTACCGACATTAAAAAAGGAGTTTACGCCCGCAACTGGCTCGGGGGGATGACCAACGGCGAAATGTTTACCTTCAGCGCTGGGGAAGCGTGGATGATTCGCAACGGGAAATTAGCCGAACCCGTGCGCGATGTCACCCTTTCCGGGAACGTGTTCAGTACCCTGGCCGATATCGAGGCGATCGGCGATGATTTTTATTGGGACGAGTCCGGCGGTTGTGGAAAAGGCGGACAAAGTGGCTTACCCGTCGGTTGTGGCGGTCCGAGTTTGCGGATTCGCAATGTGGTCGTCGGTGGCGACGCCCATTGA